The Poecile atricapillus isolate bPoeAtr1 chromosome 35, bPoeAtr1.hap1, whole genome shotgun sequence genomic interval GTTTAACTGGGAGGCCTTAACTGGCCCTCGCTGTCTGGATGAGGGATGGAATCAGAGGTGCCCCTCGTGCCCTGCGTAAGTTTTGATTTATGGGGTGTTTTTAGAACAAATGAAGCTGTTTGGGGAATTCAgttatttcatagaatcatgggatgttttgggttgggaggtgccttaaagttcatccagtcccacccctgctgtgagcagggacatcttcccctgtcccagcctggccgtggacacttccagggatccagccacagcttccccaccctcacagggaggaactTCTTCCTAATTAGCACTGTAGACTCTGTCAGTCCCGGGTGGTGACTTATTCCTGACCAAAATCCCAGGAGAAAGCACATTTCTGGGATGTGGGTGAGCTGGCAGAGCACGCTGGCATCACGAGTATTCAAATGCGGGATGGACACGCTGTGAACTGGCAGGGACCGGTTTCAGGTGCTGAGTTGGAGCTCCAGAAAGTGCAGCTCGAGCGTTTGTTTTCCCGGTATCCAAGGGTTTGAGTCAAATGAATCTCCCTTCAAATTTCCCTGCGTTCATCTTGATGCTGGTTGTTAACCAGGACCAGAACTTTCCTCCCCACATCTGGGTGCAATCCCAGCCCTTCcttccagggatgagctgagctgggagctgtgaggggctgagctgggctttggactttgggatttgggatttgggatttgggatttgggctttgggatttgggatttgggctttggaatttgggatttgggcttTGGACTTTGGGCTTTGGGCTTTGGGctttggaatttgggatttgggcttTGGACTTTGAGATTTGGGCTTTGGGATCTGAGATTTGGGctttggaatttgggatttgggatttgggatttgggcttTGGGATTTGGGCTTTGGGctttggaatttgggatttgggatttgggatttgggatttgggatttggaatttgggatttgggatttgggcttTGGGGGTGCTCTGCTTGCCTGGGTTCTGTCGGCTCCCTTTGAGGCTCCTTTGGCCACGGCGGGATCTCTGCAATTCCTGCTCCACGGAGGTGCCTGGGCAGGCTGAACCTGTGGCAGCAGGCTCAGCTCGACGTGGGCAGCACTGGAGGTGCTTTGTGCTGGGGTTTGGCCACATCCCAGCACGGAGAAGCCGTGGCCACGCCGGGCTGCAACTCTGCACTTCCCGGTGGGCTCAGCCCTGGGGATGCTCGGGGCActttttggggtcccggtgCTGCAGACACGCCGTGCTTTGGGACGAGGAGGACGGGGGTGACCTCGGGGGCTGTCCCAGCATCGCCTTCACCCCAAAAGCGCTCACAGCAGCCCTACCTGCTGCAGCCCGGGTGTCTTTCACTGAGGTGAGAGTTGTTGTGCAGAGTTTCCTCTTTTATATCCTCTTATGTCACGCAGCCCCGGCGGCTGAGCGCGCCCGAAATAGCTGCCAATCCCGGGAGGTTTCACTTCAAGGTCTCTATTCTTGGCTCGCCGGCGTTTCTCAGTCATGAGCTCAGGGACCGCGGCGTGAGGACCAGCAGCGAGTGCCATGCaaggctcctgctgccagcccagggtgGCTCTGAGGGGACGCTGTGGGCACAGCCCGgctctgcagcctcacagcCGCGGGCTCTGACAGATCCTGCCTGTGCGGGGATGAAATAAACGCTGCCGGAGCCGCTCCGGGACGGGATGAGTCAATTCTGAGAGGCTTCTCCGTGGCTTTGGTTGTGTCTGACCCAGCTCAGCACGGCTCAGATGCTCTCCCTGCTGCGCCCAGGGTCgggtgggcagcagggatgAAGCAGAAGTGAACGTGGGATGCGGAGCCGCGGCTTTCCGGGAGCGGAACTCGCTGGATGTTCTCAGGGCGCTGCTCCGGGGTTGGAGATCTCCACCACGCTGGTGATGTTCAGCCCGTCCTGTAAGTGCTGGGGATCCATCAAATCCATCGCTGGGGATTTGTTCCTTCCCCACACGGCTCTgagccctggctgggctgtgggaaAGGAACAGGGAACATCCTTCAGGATGTGCGGGGAGAGGGAGAGCTGGGTCTGCTCCTGGGCCTGGGGTGGGGCTCACATCGGGGTCCGGTGGGCTCGGGACACTGGGGGTTGATGGGGATGGCCACCAGTGGGGCTGAGGGTTGATGGGGATGGCCACCATCAGGGCAGGCTCAGGACACCAAGGGTTGATGGGGATGGCCACCACCAGGGCACGTTCAGGACACCGAGGGTTGTTGGGCACAGCCACCATCAGGGCTGAGGGTTGATGTCCTGCAGGAGGGTCCCAGCTCGGGTTCTTCTGCAGCCTCACAGCCCCAGGAAGGCAGTGACAGCGCCAGTCCCAGCAGCAGACACAGGACAGGCTCCTTTGTCAGCTGCATTTTCCGACTGTTTCAGACCAAACTCACAGGGTAcccaccagctctgctcagatCTGGTGACGGCATTGCCCGGGGGGGATGCAGGAGAACCCCTGGGTGGTGCTTCCACAGGACTTTGGCTATTTTTGAGGGTTCTTCTTGGGAGGAACAtaatttcccagacttctttgCAATTCCTTTAACATTTTCAAGCTATTCTGACTCCAGCCTTGCTGGGTTAGGCGTATTTCCACCCCACAGTGGGTCATGCCCAGCTTAGGGCACAGCCAGCATCCTACACCTGGGGGATTTATGGCACAGGGGGATTTCTGGCACGGGGGAAAAAGCCCATCCTGGGTGGgaaaggtgctgctggtggcttTGGCTGAGCTGGGAGGTGGTTGGGGCTCTGTACGTGGGGTTGCTGGGGAGGGAGTGTTGTGTTCTGAGCTCGCATCCTGCCTACGCTGCGGGGAACGGTCACGTGCGCGCGAGGCCTTTGTCCTGTGCCTcgctgctttttttaaaatttatttttaggtgCTCTCTggcttcctcttcctcctgcgCCGCGCTTGCACTCCCTCTTTCTAACTCCCTCTTCTAGGATTGCTTTTTTGAACAGTCAGTTCCTCCTTAAACCCATTTTTGCAGGCCTTTGTCTGCGCTTGGGAGCCGGCCCAGTTCAGCATTagcagctgctggctgctctgggTAAGGGAGAGCAAATAAAGGTTTGCTCTGAATGAATCATTTGAGCTTTATCTGTCGTTCCCAGTCGGGACAGCTGTGCAACTTCTGCCTGCAGGGCACTGAGGCTCCTCGGAGAGCTCCTCGGAGAgctcctcctgccagcagccagcctcgatgggtttgtgctgctgatcCCCCAGTGGATCTGTCCTGTGTCTCTGAGCTCTGTTCCACGCTTGGTTACGAAGCTCCGCTCTGGAATGGCTCCTTCTCCGTCCTGCTTCAGCCTCACGGGGGCTTGGGGTGGTTTGGTGGCTGGGTGAGAATGCAGAAGTGTCGTGGTGGGAGCCACATCCTGGTGGGATGCTCGTGGTGGTGGGATCCTCATCGTGGTGGGATCCTGGTCATGGTGGGATCCTGGTCATGGTGGGATCCTCATCGTGGTGGGATCCACATCCTGGTGGGATCCTCATCGTGGTGGGATCCTGGTCATGGTGGGGTCCACATCGTGGTGGGATCCTGGTCATGGTGGGATCCACATCCTGGTGAGATCCTGGTCATGGTGGGATCCACATCCTGATGGGATCCACATCCTGATGGGATCCACATCCTGGTGGGATCCACATCCTGCTGGGATCCACATCCTGCTGGGATCCACATCCTGCTGGGATCCACATCCTGCTGGGATCCTGGCTGTGGTGAGATCCTCATTGTGGTGGGGTCCATATGGTGATGGGATCCTCATGGTGGATGAGCTTTGGAGGCAGACAGGGTGTGTGGGGATGAGCTCCTGGCATCCCCCAGGCTGTGGGACACTCAGGAGCTGTGGTTTGAGAGTTTTTGCTGGTTTAAGAGGCAGAATTTGCAGATAAGTTGGTTCACTAACAAGTGTAGGAGGGATGGCAGATAAAGCCTTGGGCTCGTGCCTGGGAAGTTTGGatctgacaccaagctgaggaGTTGATCAGAGCTCCTGTTGGATTGTGGAGGGTTCCTGGAGGGTTCCATCATCACCCCTCCTCTTCTCCCTGGCAGCTCCGAGTGCCCCGTGCTGAGCTGAGCAAAcaggccctgcacagccccaccagGCTGGGGTGGAAcctgcttttcccagagcagctcagccactGAGCTCTGCCTTTTTACCACGACTGTGCCCAGCCAGGGCTTGGCTTCTCTGCCCTTAACTCATTTTTTAATTATCCATTAGGTGGACGGGGCAAAAAGTCCTGCTGGGTTTGTCCAGGCAGCGCTtgtggagctgtggggctgggccGTGTTGTGATGCCTCATCTCCTGTGGTGggtccatccctggctgtgcagggatgcTGAATCCCTTCTTCCCCACCAGCTGCAGGCTCTATAAAGCAAGCAGAAATAATAATTCACCTGGATTAAACCACAAATCTTCCCTCTCCTTCCAAGGCTCTGCCGCCGTAAACAGCCGCGGGCTGGGGTAGGTGAGCAGAGGCAGCCAAGGCCTCGTGTCCACAAATGACTAAATCCTGCCTGAAAAGTCAAAgtatgaaaacattatttttggggtttggctGAGCCTCGTGGATTGCTGGGATCGAGCCACCTTGGCTGCCTCTGGACGCTGCCTGCGGCTCTGCCCACCTTGCAGCCGGCGAGGAGGGTGGAGGAAGGCTGGGAGGATGAgtggggggctggaggggggtttgggggtgctggttgtCACCCGAGAGCTGGCTCAGGGGTGGGGCTGTCACCCTGGGCTTGGAGAacaagcagggctggagctgctgctccacatccctgctcccaaattgcttctccctgctgtgctcgcatctccagggctggggaatttcctgctgctggagatggaTAACGCCGGTGCCGGGCTTTGTCTCCCATCTCAGCCTCCCCTGGGGAAGCTGAGCTGGTTCCCACTggcaggggcagctcctgcctggatCCAGAGGTGGTTTGTGGATCCAGGATCCCTGATCTGGGATCCCTGCACCGCTCCCAGGTATCCGGAGCCGCcggcacagggctggcagccggCAGCCCCCGGTGCGTAGCCAGGCCCGGCGGTGAGACGCTGGTATGCGAGATGTAAACTCAATCCCAAAGTTTAGATTACAGCCCTGTGAAAAACATCAGCTCCCCTAAATGGATCCCAGATGGTGGCGGAAGCCTCGAAGCCTCGGGCCAGGAATTGCAGGAACCGTGTGAGCACAGGGCCgtgggggagggagaggaagggaggtgGGCTCAAAGCATGGAGGGTCAGATCCCAAACCAGCCTGGTTCCTCCACCTCATCCCTTTGGAAACAGCCAGGGATGACAAAAGTCTCCCGAGTTGCATCACGCAGCCTTTCCAAAGCCGAGGTTTCCCACAGAGCTGAGCTCGCGGGCGTCGAGGGCTGGAGGCCGTGAGCACACGAGCTCTGCTCTCCCGGGAGCTCTGCCAGACCAGGAGTTTCCCCGTGCCCTCATCTGGGCAGGTCCAGACCTGAGCCcagggggagctggagctggtttgggcaggaggagctgccctgggatggtggggacaggctgggggagcCTGGCCCTGACTCAGTGTCCTGATGTtgtgagaaaaggaaatgtCCCGAGGTGCTgagagggggctgggggctcaATCCCCCTGTGCCACGGGCACGGCTCCTTCTGGGAGGGCACTGAGTGGTTGGGAACGTGGGGGTCTGGGAGAGCTGGACCCTGGCACGGTGGAGATGTGCAGATGCTCtggtgctgtgggagcagctcaTTCCCTTCCCAGGAGCGGTGGTGGCCTGGGCCTGCAGCAGGGACCTGCTCGGGGGCATGGATGGGCTGGGAGGTTTCTCTGGAGGCTCTGGCCACGTTAGATGGCAGAGCTGAGTGACCTGTCCCCTGTGAACAGGGCAGCACGGTGAGGTGAGCTCTGCCCTCGGAGGAAGGCGCAGGTCCCTCGAGAAAACTCCATGGGTGCAGGAGCCACGCAgccctccctccctggagaGAAGGTGGTGAGCTGACACGGCCTGGGGACAAACTGCCAGCCTGGAAAATGTCCCAGCTGGGCACCTGGAGGGACACGGAGCTCCTGTGGGGAtatggagctcctgtggggacatggagctcctggagggacacagctcctggagggacatggagctcctggagggacatggagctcctgtggggacatggagctcctggagggaCATAGCTCCTGGAGGGACACggagctcctgtggggacatggagctcctgtggggacatggagctcctgtagggacacagagctcctggagggacatggagctcctggagggacatggagctcctggagggacatggagctcctgtagggacacagagctcctgtagggacacagctcctgtagggacacagagctcctgtggggacatggagctcctgtggggacacagctcctgtggggacatggagctcctgtagggacacagctcctgtggggacacagcgcctgtggggacacagctcctgtggggacatggagctcctgtggggacacagagtTCCTGTagggacatggagctcctgtggggacacagcttTTGTAGGGACACAGCTCCTGgagggacacagctcctgtggggacacagctcctgtggggacatggagctcctggagggacatggagctcctgtggggacacagctcctgtggggacacagctcctgtaGGGACACAGCTTCTGTagggacatggagctcctggagggacacagctcctgtAGGGACACAGAGCTCCTGTAGGGACATGGGACTCCTGTGGGGACATGGAGCTCCTGTAGGGACACAGAGCACCTGCTCAGGGAGGGAGTGCAGCtctccagtgcctggagcatcctcctgctccGAGGAGAGCATTCCAGGAGCCGTTCTGTCAGGAGAGAGGtgatgctgctcctgcccaggcagtgctggagcccTCCAGAACCACAGCAGAACTGAACCTCTGCTGAGTCTGCGCTTGGGGTGGTGCCCAAAAGCGTCAGGTGGGAGTAAGGAAATGGGAGTTCAGGTGGGAGTAAGGAAATGGGAGTTCAGGTGGGAGTAAGGAAATGGGAGTTCAGGTGGGAGTAAGGAAATGGGAGTTCAGGTGGGAGTAAGGACTCGTGACTCTTTGATGCTCTTAGTGCAGTGTCAGCACTGTGCTCCCCACTTCGGAAAGGGCAGCGACCGAAAAAGGCTCAAATCTGCAAAAAGGAGATGTGAGGGTGAAGCCCAGGCTGGCTGGGCAGAGGACACTCGAGGCCCCGGCTCTTttgggggctggagcagagcaggacgtGTCGGAGGCAGGGGTTGAGCTGTGGTTTGTGCGTTGGCCTCGTCCCTCCTGCGTGAACGATCGCGGTGACGCCACATCTGAGCGGCGCTCGTGTCAAATCCCAGCACGGGGAGCCCCTGGAGAAACATCTGCAGTCGGCTCCGGGCCTGGCCAGGGCTCCACGAGTCTCCTTTGCAGTTCCTGAGGGTTCCTTGGCCGCCTCCTTGTTTGTGCTCTGAGGTGTGGATCTGCATCGGTGCCGATGACGAAGCCTTGAAAGCCCCGTCAGGAGCAGGGAACTGGGAGGGTTTGTGTTGTCCCTGCCTCGGTGGGACCTCGCTCAGGGCTGGATCCTCGGGGTGTCTGGCTGGTTTAGTCACGGCAACCGTGCCTGGGTGGAGGTTCTGTCCCAGCTggatcagctctgctgctgaggatgaggagggatggggctgggctggggggagaAGCAGCCCAGCCCCGCAGGGACGTGTCTGGGACGCGGTGCCAGGGGAGCTGAGAGGGTGCAGGGCGTGCCTGGGAGGGGTGCAGGGTGTAGGACGGGGTGCTGGCACATCTGGAGGTGGGACAGAGAAACTTGCAGAAGGATTTGTAGGCTCAGGCTGCTTGGAGCTGGGGCGTGGGCTGGATCTGCACGAAGCCATTtgtcctccctgctcctcctgcatctcctgcctTGCAGGGGGAGGCTGGAAGAAGATCCTTGCAAAACCCCGCCGCGTTCCCTCCGTCCACGTGGCTTCTGTGGTCATTCCCTCACAGCAGCTCTTGCACATTCCTGACCCTGGGAATGAGAGATGAGGTTTGGCCGGAGCTTTGCTGCTGACCTGACCCCGACAGCCCCGCACAGAGCAGAGGTTCCCATCCCCATGCTGGGCATTTTTTGGATGTGCTCAGCATCAACCCGTGGATCTCCCGGTCATGGGGATGGGCACACCCCAAAGAAAGTTCTCCAGATGAGCAAAACTCCCAAAAGCGACGTCTCATGGCAAAACCtggtggtttttattttgtcagaATATCCAAATTCATGGCAGGAACGCTCTGACTTAGGTTGACTTcatggcagggaggaggaatcaCACCCCAAAGGTCTGGCTGGGAATTGTGGATTTCGTGCAGGAAAGAAAGGCTGAGAAGGGAATTGGGTTTGGGGCTGGGTCGATGGATTTAAGCCTGGAGTGGGGCAGGGGAGGCTCTGGGGAGGGTttgtgcagcctctgctgctcctggctcgggctccagctctggcagggctgggctgagagGGGCGGCCAaacagctgggagaggagctccGGGAGCCAGGCCTGTGGGAGCTGATTTCTCTGGGAAGATTGGGAAGATTCAGATGTGTTTTATCTCTCTGGAATCGTGGCCTCCACGGGGGCCTGCGAGGCAGGGGCTGCGCTCGCCTGCTCCTCGCTCCACACCCCTCCACCTCTGCCAAAACAGGAATTCACCCAGGCACTGGgtctgcagcagccacaggggtGTGAAGAAACagccagagcccccccagagcccctctagagcccccccagaccccccagagccccccagagcccctccagAGCCCCCTCTTTGGTGTCACCAACCCCTGGGTGCTCTCGGAGCCgagccagctcccagctcctcgttttccctccagcagcagccacaggggtGTGAAGAAACAGCCAGAGCCCCTctcagagcccccccagaccccccagagccccccagagcccctcagagcccctccagagcccctcagagccccccagagcccctccagaccccccTCTTTAGTGTCACCAACCCCTGGGTGCTCTCAGAGCCgagccagctcccagctccccgTTTTCCCtccacagcagccacaggggTGTGAAGAAACagccagagcccccccagagcccctctagagctcccccagaccccccagagccctcccagaACCCCCCAGAGCCTCTCAGAGCCCCTCCAgagcccctcagagccccccagagctcccccagacccccctcTTTGGTGTCACCAACCCCTGGGTGCTCTCAGAGCCgagccagctcccagctcctcgttttccctccagcagcagccacaggggtGTGAAGAAACAGCCAGAGCCCCTCCAgagcccctcagagcccccccagagcccctccagagcccctcagagccccccagaccccccag includes:
- the LOC131590934 gene encoding uncharacterized protein LOC131590934 isoform X1, whose protein sequence is MLQALESCTPSLSRCSVSLQELHVPTGVPCPYRSSVSLQELCVPTGAVSPQELCPHRSSMSLQELHVPTGAVSPQELCPSRSCVPTKALCPYRSSMSPQELCPHRSSMSPQELCVPTGAVSLQELCVPTGAPCPSRSSMSLQELHVPPGALCPYRSSMSPQELHVPTGAPCPSRSYVPPGAPCPHRSSMSLQELHVPPGAVSLQELHVPTGAPYPHRSSVSLQVPSWDIFQAGSLSPGRVSSPPSLQGGRAAWLLHPWSFLEGPAPSSEGRAHLTVLPCSQGTGHSALPSNVARASRETSQPIHAPEQVPAAGPGHHRSWEGNELLPQHQSICTSPPCQGPALPDPHVPNHSVPSQKEPCPWHRGIEPPAPSQHLGTFPFLTTSGH
- the LOC131590934 gene encoding DBF4-type zinc finger-containing protein 2 homolog isoform X2, translating into MLQALESCTPSLSRCSVSLQELHVPTGVPCPYRSSVSLQELCVPTGAVSPQELCPHRSSMSLQELHVPTGAVSPQELCPSRSCVPTKAVSPQELHVPTGTLCPHRSSMSPQELCPHRRCVPTGAVSLQELHVPTGAVSPQELHVPTGALCPYRSCVPTGALCPYRSSMSLQELHVPPGAPCPSRSSVSLQELHVPTGAPCPHRSSVSLQELCPSRSSMSPQELHVPPGAPCPSRSCVPPGAPCPHRSSISPQELRVPPGAQLGHFPGWQFVPRPCQLTTFSPGREGCVAPAPMEFSRGTCAFLRGQSSPHRAALFTGDRSLSSAI
- the LOC131590934 gene encoding DBF4-type zinc finger-containing protein 2 homolog isoform X3; translation: MLQALESCTPSLSRCSVSLQELHVPTGVPCPYRSSVSLQELCPSRSSMSLQKLCPYRSCVPTGAVSPQELHVPPGAPCPHRSCVPTGAVSLQELCPYKSSVSLQELHVPTGAVSPQELHVPTGALCPYRSCVPTGALCPYRSSMSLQELHVPPGAPCPSRSSVSLQELHVPTGAPCPHRSSVSLQELCPSRSSMSPQELHVPPGAPCPSRSCVPPGAPCPHRSSISPQELRVPPGAQLGHFPGWQFVPRPCQLTTFSPGREGCVAPAPMEFSRGTCAFLRGQSSPHRAALFTGDRSLSSAI